The Saccharicrinis carchari genome has a window encoding:
- the istB gene encoding IS21-like element helper ATPase IstB: protein MENIENQLSQLRLYGFKTSWNALLETKRWNELSLGEGLEILLQAELQDGDNRRFDRLRKSAKFRYQSSLEELKYDASRGLDKGLVSNLATGNYIANGESVLVTGATGCGKSFIASALGHHACAQGHKVAYFNVQKLLQQTKMARLEGTIYQLLNKISKANLLILDDFGLTHLEKQHQMDLMEIIEDRHARAATIIASQLPVASWFDIIGEATIADAILDRLVHTSHRIELKGESLRKKM, encoded by the coding sequence AGACAAAAAGATGGAATGAGCTGTCGCTTGGCGAAGGCCTTGAGATATTGCTCCAGGCCGAGCTTCAGGACGGGGACAACCGCCGCTTTGACCGATTAAGGAAATCGGCAAAGTTTAGGTACCAATCCTCGTTGGAAGAGTTGAAATATGATGCTTCAAGGGGGCTGGACAAAGGGCTCGTGTCCAATCTAGCCACCGGCAATTACATCGCCAATGGCGAGTCTGTACTGGTTACCGGGGCTACCGGATGCGGCAAGAGTTTTATAGCGTCCGCCTTGGGGCACCACGCATGTGCCCAGGGGCACAAAGTAGCTTACTTCAATGTTCAAAAGCTGCTGCAACAAACAAAAATGGCACGTTTGGAGGGCACCATATACCAGCTCTTGAATAAAATATCGAAAGCTAACTTGCTTATCCTCGACGATTTTGGATTGACACACCTTGAAAAACAACACCAGATGGACCTGATGGAAATTATCGAGGACAGACATGCCAGGGCGGCTACTATTATCGCGAGCCAACTGCCTGTTGCCAGTTGGTTTGACATCATCGGCGAGGCCACTATTGCCGATGCGATTTTAGATCGTTTGGTGCACACATCGCACAGGATTGAACTCAAAGGAGAGAGTCTTAGAAAAAAAATGTAA